The Paramisgurnus dabryanus chromosome 17, PD_genome_1.1, whole genome shotgun sequence genome includes the window gagaaagctcttacatacacacgtacaaaactctaTGCAGCATGTtaacttgctaaacaagcagcagACTCCGACATTATATTAGTTTgagtccatataaactcataattactcccgctcgggtttgaatgacagcagagagactcacccaccgtctcacagaccaccccctcacagtattcaggacggATGCGGTcgaaatatccctttaataccaagtgtaaacagacCCTTAGTTTGAAGCACTCTGACCTCGGATATATCAATGCATCTCTATTATCAACCCGACAACTCTcgcaatataatataatacacgCTAACAAGGGCACGCCCCTTTGTAGAGCATTTTTTAATCCTTTTAGTACAAACAAGGCAGGTGGGTGTGTGAGAAAGCTTTAGAAGTCATCTGAATTTGATAGAacgaatcaaataaataaaacaataaaaaaaactttaaatcatttcatttttttgacaCAAGCCTCTGAGCTTCGGTGATACGGCTACCATTACTATGAAAACTCATAACGTTCAAAGAAATGTCACAATTTTGGAATACTGGCTTGACAAAACATTACCAGTTTTGCAAGTAAACACAACAGTACATACTGCACTGTTTGAAAATGTTGTCAAAACACTGTAAGTACCCATACCAAGTCACTGGGGCAAtaccattatatatatatataccattAGGTCCagatatatatacatttgtaacCAATATGTATCCCTCGGGTACTAATATGAGTTATTTAGCTGTAAGAGTACCACCACTTTTAAAAGACGACAACTAGGGTACCaattttgacctttttttgaCTATGTATTGCATTACTCATAAAAGTTAATCTTACATTTAACACAAAACACAAATTCTTAGTACAGACATTTCAACAAATCAATGTTTATTCCTctcaaatatgtaaatatacaaaacTGAAAAGCAAATTTAACAACACAGGGACTGCAGAAACAGATATCAGAAAGCAAAACAGAAAACAGCTTTAGCCATCCCGGACTAAACCTTGTATGAATTTTAATTATGTTACTTCagacattataaaaaaaacctATAGGGCATTGTTCTCATCCTCCATATCACAGCAAATGTGCAGAAATCCAGTCCAGAGAGCATGATGAGAtccatttaaataaaacaggAACTGTATAAACTGTACTTAGAAGTATCTGGAGTGATGACTTATTAGTTATACATCCAGTGATTCTTTCAGTATAGAGCAGCCAGTATATAGACATCCAAAGCCGAAAAACTCGCTGGAACTGGAAATATAAAATGGGAGAGTCCTACTTGGGAAGCGTGTTACTCTATTCATATTTCCAATCAAACTTAGGAATTCTTATCCAGTATTTATATGCTTCGTTCTAATGGTGGATGGTGATGTTGAGGGGATGAGACAGACAAAACACGACACTGATGGATCACTGGGGCATCAGATGCCTGACGTTATATTTTGAAGTGTCGTTGTACTGAGTCATGGGTTTATCAGCGATGCCACACGTGCCGACGCCGACCTTTCCATTTACGCTCTCTGGTGATGCAAATATACTCCTCTTTACCTGCATAGGATGATCAACGTCAGCATTAATCATGggttaaaacattaaaaaaattaattcagcGAATCACTGGTTAGTAGTGCAAACTTTTCTATAGACCACCACAGCTCGATAAGTTTATTCACTCTTATACACACCTGTCCTTTCTTATTCTTTGAATAGGCTTTATTATTAAACTGCTGCCACTTGGATTTCTGATCTTCTCTCTCCTGTTCAAGCTCCTTCATGCGCAGCACCTTCTTTTGGGCTTTCTTCTTCTTATATTCCCTCTGCTCAGCCAGCATCTCCTTTCTGACagagtttacattttttaaatcagacaGTAACTCTTAAATTGTATCTGCTGTATGCATATCTGTTTTGATATATATACACCCTCACACATCCACTTACTTGGATTTGGGCTTTCCATCAATCTGTGGTCTGCTAATTCCCTCCTCTGAGACTCTGAGTGCCTGAAGAGGCACCACCTCTGCATTGCCATAGCCACTAAAGGTGATGGCTGCCGTGCCATTTTCGTTGTCGATCTCCTCGATTTCTGCCTCATACAACCTGCCAATTAAACAGCACTGTAAGCAGGTGAGTACGGATATGCACAGAAATCTCTCCCCCAAATGTTGCTGAATCCATAAACAGCCCAAATCACCTAGCACCGTGTGTGTGACCGCATGATACTCACTGTCCGTCCTGGTTCCAAACGGCCATGCAGGAGTCTCCGACTCTCCAGCTTCGAGTTGGCGCAGCAGCCTCTGAGCTATTGGTGCTGGCCACGCCCTCCGCTGGCTGTGATGTCAACAGGTCTTTTGTCAACTCAATCACCTCCTACAATAACACATATAACAGCAATATGTGATATGATAAATCTACTTACTTAGAGCTGACATGATGTAAATTCTTTTTTATCTTGTTGCAAATAGATGCTATCAGGCTTCGACTTTAGTGAAATAAACTGCACACTGAAAAACAAGGCAGATCCCTAAGTCTATTAACACAGGTAAAatatgctaaaaaaaaaaacatagcaAGCTCCAGTTCATAGTCCcgatttatattaaatattaatgtggTTCCTGTAAAGCCTGATTTCTACTTCTGCGTTGGACCTATGTCGTACCCTCTACGCCGTAGGCTATGCGTTAatagttgattaaatgtaaagaTTGAACATTCTGCAAATTGCTtta containing:
- the smndc1 gene encoding survival of motor neuron-related-splicing factor 30; amino-acid sequence: MSEELVKQLSNYKAQLQQVEAALSTDPENEDLLKLQKDLQEVIELTKDLLTSQPAEGVASTNSSEAAAPTRSWRVGDSCMAVWNQDGQLYEAEIEEIDNENGTAAITFSGYGNAEVVPLQALRVSEEGISRPQIDGKPKSKKEMLAEQREYKKKKAQKKVLRMKELEQEREDQKSKWQQFNNKAYSKNKKGQVKRSIFASPESVNGKVGVGTCGIADKPMTQYNDTSKYNVRHLMPQ